From a single Streptomyces sp. 1331.2 genomic region:
- a CDS encoding arsenate reductase family protein, which produces MEIWINPRCGKCRSALGELNEAGVEYTVRRYLEDPPTAAELEQVLERLGLEPWDITRIDEQVAKDLGMKGWPREAGERARWIAAMAEHPILIQRPIITADDGHAVVARTPEAVRSVLP; this is translated from the coding sequence ATGGAGATCTGGATCAACCCGCGTTGCGGCAAGTGCCGGTCGGCGCTCGGCGAGCTGAACGAGGCCGGCGTCGAGTACACCGTGCGGCGCTACCTGGAGGACCCGCCGACCGCGGCCGAGCTGGAGCAGGTGCTGGAGCGCCTGGGCCTGGAGCCCTGGGACATCACCCGCATCGACGAGCAGGTCGCGAAGGACCTGGGGATGAAGGGCTGGCCCCGGGAGGCGGGCGAGCGGGCCCGCTGGATCGCGGCGATGGCCGAGCACCCCATCCTGATCCAGCGCCCGATCATCACCGCGGACGACGGGCACGCCGTCGTGGCCCGCACCCCCGAGGCAGTGAGGTCCGTCCTGCCGTAG